Proteins encoded within one genomic window of Methanomicrobia archaeon:
- the dinB gene encoding DNA polymerase IV: MKVILHVDMDGFFAAVEVRENPDLKGLPVIVGGRIQPREEKAAEEGEKRFRGVVSTCSYEARAYGVHSAMALSQAYKLCPDAVFLPVNMTLYKQASARIMDILRTYAAKFEQVSIDEAYLDISTRVHDWDEARAYAQAIKKEILEQEGLTCSIGIAPNKIIAKIASDFVKPDGLTVVENEHARAFLAPLPVKKIPGVGPKTAELLKQRGIETIQQLARCDVQELVTQFGKYGWRLHQVARGVDESEVEEKWERKSLSRETTLDEHTSDLGIINQHIETLAESVHGHLLREGFLFKTVAIKVKFDDFTVHTRAKTFRAIHSDVPTVTKTAKQLMQTVIREKGEGKQVRLVGVRVSTLGVLDAKQRRIV, translated from the coding sequence ATGAAGGTCATACTGCACGTGGACATGGACGGTTTCTTCGCCGCAGTCGAAGTGCGAGAGAACCCGGACTTGAAGGGCTTACCCGTGATCGTCGGTGGTCGAATCCAGCCGAGAGAGGAGAAAGCCGCCGAAGAAGGCGAGAAGCGTTTTAGAGGCGTTGTGAGCACCTGCTCATACGAAGCGCGAGCATACGGTGTGCATTCCGCAATGGCGCTCTCTCAAGCGTACAAACTCTGTCCCGATGCCGTTTTCCTCCCCGTGAATATGACGCTCTACAAGCAGGCATCCGCGCGGATAATGGATATTTTGAGGACGTACGCGGCTAAATTCGAGCAAGTGAGCATTGACGAGGCGTATCTCGACATTAGCACCAGAGTGCACGACTGGGACGAGGCGCGAGCGTACGCGCAGGCGATAAAAAAGGAGATACTGGAGCAGGAAGGATTGACGTGTTCAATTGGCATCGCACCGAACAAGATCATCGCAAAGATCGCTTCTGATTTCGTCAAACCGGACGGCCTGACCGTTGTCGAGAACGAGCATGCACGAGCATTCCTGGCGCCCTTACCCGTGAAGAAGATCCCGGGCGTGGGCCCGAAAACTGCCGAGCTGCTGAAACAGAGGGGCATCGAGACGATACAACAACTTGCGCGCTGTGACGTGCAGGAACTCGTCACGCAGTTTGGCAAATACGGGTGGCGGCTTCATCAGGTGGCGCGAGGAGTGGACGAAAGCGAAGTGGAAGAGAAATGGGAGCGGAAATCGTTAAGCCGCGAGACAACGCTTGACGAGCACACCAGCGACCTGGGCATCATAAACCAGCATATCGAGACCTTAGCAGAAAGCGTTCATGGCCACCTACTGCGAGAAGGGTTCTTATTCAAAACGGTCGCGATAAAAGTCAAGTTCGACGACTTCACCGTGCATACGCGGGCTAAAACGTTCAGGGCTATCCATTCGGACGTGCCCACGGTTACGAAAACGGCGAAACAATTGATGCAGACCGTCATTCGTGAAAAAGGGGAGGGAAAGCAGGTACGATTGGTCGGCGTGCGTGTGTCCACGTTGGGTGTGCTTGACGCGAAGCAAAGACGGATCGTGTAA
- a CDS encoding peptidylprolyl isomerase, which produces MAQAKNGDTVKVHYTGKLKDGSIFDSSIDHDPLEFTIGEGQVIPGFEEAVLGMDLNETKTIDIPENKAYGPYHEDLVAEVDRSQLPADLEPEIGQQLEGRQPDGQVVVATVIGVSESNVTLDANHPLAGKDLTFEIQLVAIY; this is translated from the coding sequence ATGGCACAGGCAAAAAATGGCGATACCGTTAAGGTGCACTACACAGGCAAACTGAAGGATGGCTCGATATTTGATTCCTCAATCGATCATGACCCGCTGGAATTTACTATTGGCGAGGGTCAGGTGATCCCCGGCTTTGAAGAAGCGGTCCTCGGCATGGATCTGAACGAAACGAAAACGATCGATATTCCTGAGAATAAAGCGTACGGTCCATACCATGAGGATCTGGTGGCGGAGGTTGATCGGAGCCAGCTCCCGGCAGACCTGGAACCAGAAATCGGACAGCAGCTAGAAGGCCGCCAACCGGATGGCCAGGTAGTAGTAGCCACGGTAATTGGTGTATCGGAATCGAACGTGACGTTAGATGCTAACCATCCCTTGGCTGGAAAGGACCTCACGTTTGAGATCCAGCTCGTCGCGATCTATTAA
- the tmk gene encoding dTMP kinase yields the protein MMTRKKGWLIVFEGLDGSGLSTQAALLAEHLRENNEKVMLTKEPTTSPIGELIRSALKRDRKFLLYALQLLFAADRAEHLEKEIEPALQANEIVISDRYILSSLAFGSVDNDVEFLKQINARFRSPDLTIIIDTPPRVCRDRIVKNRDNIELFEEEKRLEKVRERYLALKDYFDNTVILAGDRAKEAIAKDIQGIVARILTDS from the coding sequence ATGATGACCAGGAAGAAGGGATGGTTGATCGTCTTTGAAGGCTTGGATGGCTCAGGATTGTCAACGCAGGCTGCGCTTTTGGCAGAGCACCTTCGAGAGAACAATGAAAAGGTTATGCTGACCAAGGAACCGACCACTTCGCCGATTGGAGAGCTGATAAGGTCTGCGCTTAAACGTGACCGGAAGTTCCTGTTGTACGCATTACAATTGCTCTTCGCGGCGGATCGTGCGGAGCACCTGGAGAAAGAGATCGAACCAGCGCTGCAGGCAAATGAAATCGTCATCTCTGACCGGTACATTCTGTCATCCTTAGCGTTTGGCTCCGTGGATAACGACGTCGAGTTTTTAAAGCAGATCAACGCACGGTTTAGATCGCCGGATCTCACCATTATTATCGACACGCCGCCACGAGTGTGTCGGGATCGAATCGTCAAAAATCGAGATAACATCGAACTGTTCGAGGAGGAGAAGCGGCTGGAGAAAGTCCGGGAGCGGTATCTGGCCCTTAAAGATTACTTTGATAATACGGTTATCCTAGCAGGTGATAGAGCGAAGGAAGCGATCGCAAAGGATATACAGGGCATAGTCGCACGGATCCTCACGGATTCCTGA
- a CDS encoding mechanosensitive ion channel family protein, whose product MILETVVYGDVTLLDLLRILVILIITVAIAKGLTLNIKRCLRDKVDKYHIEVITKVVYYGIIVIAVLAVLPILGIKLSGLLVAGGIAGIVIGIASQSVVGNLIAGLFLMIERPMKIGQSVNIAGIAGVVEDIRVISTTLRTFDGLYVRMPNEKVFTTNITNYVEHAARRVEYIVGIRYSDDADKAIGIIRNLSEEHPLTLKSPTGDIFVDNLGDNAVNIVVRLWVPSTEWYSVKKELLWKIKRALEDEGIEIAFPQRTVWFANELQKQELDRSEVSESGSE is encoded by the coding sequence ATGATACTCGAAACGGTGGTTTACGGTGACGTCACACTCTTGGATCTCCTTAGAATTCTCGTGATTCTTATTATTACGGTCGCCATAGCAAAAGGCTTAACGCTCAATATTAAAAGGTGCCTTCGGGATAAGGTAGACAAGTATCACATCGAGGTGATCACCAAAGTCGTTTATTACGGTATCATTGTTATTGCGGTGCTCGCTGTTCTTCCAATACTCGGGATCAAGCTCTCTGGTTTGCTGGTTGCGGGTGGTATTGCAGGCATAGTAATCGGTATAGCGAGTCAGAGTGTCGTGGGCAACCTGATAGCCGGGCTCTTCTTGATGATCGAGCGACCGATGAAAATCGGGCAGTCGGTCAACATAGCGGGAATTGCGGGAGTGGTTGAAGACATCCGCGTTATTTCGACCACGTTAAGAACTTTTGACGGGTTATACGTGCGGATGCCCAATGAAAAGGTCTTCACGACCAATATAACGAACTACGTGGAGCATGCAGCCCGGAGGGTCGAGTATATCGTGGGGATACGATACAGCGACGACGCTGATAAGGCCATAGGAATCATACGGAATCTCAGTGAAGAGCACCCGCTCACCCTTAAAAGCCCAACGGGCGATATTTTTGTGGATAACCTCGGCGATAACGCGGTTAACATCGTCGTGCGATTATGGGTACCGTCTACTGAGTGGTATAGTGTGAAAAAGGAGCTGCTCTGGAAGATAAAGAGAGCGTTAGAGGACGAGGGGATAGAGATCGCCTTCCCGCAGCGCACGGTCTGGTTCGCCAACGAGCTCCAGAAGCAAGAGCTTGACCGTTCAGAGGTTTCCGAATCGGGTTCGGAATGA